In Actinoplanes octamycinicus, the genomic window GCCGAGGTGGGCGGCGATGTCCGGGACCGTGGGCGAGCGGCCGAGGGAGTGGGTGAGCGTGCTGTTCGCCTCGGTGATCGCCAGGCGCAGCTCCTGCAGGCGGCGCGGGACGCGGACCGACCAGGTGCGGTCGCGGAAGTGCCGCTTGATCTCGCCGATGATGGTGGGGATCGCGTAGCCGGCGAAGTCGACGCCGCGCTCCGGATCGAACTTGTCGACCGCCTTGATCAGACCGACCGTCGCGGTCTGCACCAGGTCGTCGGTGGGCTCGCCACGCCCGGAATAGCGGTGGGCGAGGTGCCGGGCCAGCGGCAGCCAGGCCTCGATCGCCCGGTCCCGCAACCGGGAACGATCCCGCCCGGCCGGCGCGCCGGCCATCGCGTCCAGCAGCTCGGTGGCGGTCGCCTCGGGTGCGGCGTGTGCCCGGTCGCTGTGAACCTCTGTTGCCTGAACCTCGATCGTTGCCATGGGTGGTCCTCCATCAGACGGGCAGAGAGCCGTGCCCGCTCGCGGCGACCGTTCTGAGAAGCAACGCTAGCCGAGAAGACTAGCGGTGCCTAGCTGAAAGTATGAGTGACGTTACGTGAATGCGGGAACTACCCAACGGGTTCATCCTATGGAGTCCGGCGCGGTCCCGCAGGGGCGCGCGGGATTTGCTGTCGGACCCTCGTGATAGACAGCACGGCAGAGTGAGCAGCAGGAAGAAGACGGGAAGGCATCGGATGACCATCCTCGGCATCGACATCGGCGGCTCGGGCGTCAAGGGAGCGCCGGTCGACACCGCGCGCGGCGAGCTGCTCGACGAGCGGTTCCGCGTGCCCACCCCGCAGCCCGCCGACGTGGACAGCGTGGTGGACGCGGTCGCCGAGGTGGCGGCCAAGTTCGACGGGTTCGACAGCGTCGGCGTCACCTTCCCGGGCGTGGTCGTCGACGGCGTCACCCGCACCGCGGCGAATGTGCACAAGTCCTGGATCGACGCCCCGGCCGCCCGGCTGTTCAGCGAGCGGCTCGGCAAGCCGGTCACCGTGCTCAACGACGCGGACGCGGCCGGCGCGGCCGAGGTGGCCTTCGGCGCCGGGCACGACCAGTCCGGCCTGATCATGATGGTGACCCTGGGCACCGGCATCGGCACCGCGCTGTTCCTCGACGGCGTCCTCCTGCCGAACACGGAGCTGGGCCACCTGGAGATCGACGGCAAGGACGCCGAGCTGATCGCCTCCGACCGGGTCCGCGAGGCGAAGGACCTGAGCTGGGAGGAGTTCGCCAGCCGGGTCAGCAAGTACCTGCGGCACGTCGAGATGCTGCTCTCCCCGCGGCTGTTCATCATCGGCGGCGGCGTCAGCAAGAAATCCGACAAGTACTTCCCGCTGCTCGAGGTGAACACCCCGGTCGTCGCCGCCACCCTGCTGAACAACGCCGGCATCATCGGCGCCGCGGTCTCCGCGCAGCAGGCCACCACCGGGCACGGCCAGCACCCGGGCTCGATCCCGGTGGACGCCACCGCGCCCGGTTCGCCGGTCGCCGCCGCGGCGCACACCGTGAACTCCGGGGAGGCCCGCTGATGGCCCGCACCATCGCCACCACCACCAAGGTCAGCCGTGCCGAGCTGGTCGAGTTCCTCCGGCCGCGGCACCACGCGATCCTGATGACGGTGCGCAAGGACGGCCGCCCCCAGTCCTCACCGAACACGTGCGGCGTCGACACCGAGGGCCGGATCGTCATCTCCAGCTACCCGGAGCGGGCCAAGGTGGCCAACATCCGGCGCAACCCGCAGGTCACCCTCTGCGTGCTCTCCGACGAGTGGAACGGCCCGTGGGTCCAGGTCGACGGTACCGCCGAGGTGATCGACCTGCCCGACGCCGTCGAGCCCCTGGCGGAGTATTTCCGCTGCATCTCCGGCGAGCACCCGAACTGGGACGAGTACCGGCAGGCCATGCGCGACCAGGGCAAGTGCCTGATCCGGGTGACCATCGAGTCGTGGGGGCCGCTGGCCACCGGCGGCTTCCCGCCCCGCCTCGCCGACAGCTGACCCGACCCGCCGCGGTCTGAGCTTCCGACTCCCAGCCCGTAAGCCGAGCGGTCTTGCCGCCGTGCCCGCAAGCCGAGCGGTCTTCCGGCCGTGCCCGCAAGCCGAGCGGTCTTCCGGCCGTGCCCGCAAGCCGAGCGGTCTTGCGGCTCGGCCCATAAGCCGAGCGGTCTTGCGGCTCGGCCCATAAGCCGCGTCTTGCGGCTCGGCCCCTCAGGAACGGAAAGGCCGCACGGCCGGCACCCCCAGGAGGACAAATGGGGTGCCGGCCGTGCGGTTTCCGCCCTCTCCGCGAGGGGTCAGGCGTGCTGTCCGGCGGGCGCGAGGAACGCCCCAGCACGCCGAGCGGAGAGGGTTGGGTGAGAAGTCTTCGTTCCGCCGGCGCAAGGCGCGCAGCAGCCCAGGCCACGTCGCGCGTCACGGCCCGGCGGGCTGGGCCTCAAAGGTGCCTCAAGAGTGGTGAGACACCCCTGAGCGCCAGCCGGACCGGCGCAAGGCGCGCAGCGGTCCGGGCCACGTCGCGCGTCGCGGGTTGGCGGGCTGGGCCCCAAGGGTGCCTCAAGGGCGGTGAAACACCCTTGAGAGCCAGCCGGACCGGCGCGAGGCGCGCAGCGGTCCGGGCCACGACGCGCGTCGCGGGTTGGCGGGCTGGGCCCCAAAGGTGCCTCAACGGTGGTGAGACACCCCTGAGCGCCAGCCGGACCGGCGCAAGGCGCGCAGCGGTCCGGGCCACGACGCGCGTCGCGGGTTGACGGCTGGGTGCTACGCGTGGGCTGACGGTGAGATGCTCCTATGGATGTCAAGCGGCGAGTTCAAGATCGTTCATTCTGATGAGTTGGTAGAGCTCGCGGGCGACATATCGCTTAAGGCATCGAATGATTTCTTTCTTCGACATGCCTTCCTTGGTGCGTCGTTGCATGTAGTCGCGGGTGCGGGGATCCCAGCGCAGGCGGCAGAGCACGACGCGGTAGAGGGCGGCGTTGGCCTGTCGGTCGCCGCCACGGTTGAGCCGGTGCCGGGTCGTCTTGCCGGACGAGGCCGGGATCGGCGCAACGCCGCAGAGCATGGCGAACGCCGCCTCGGAGGCGAGCCGGTCGTGGTTCTCCCCGGCACTGACCAGCAACTGCCCGGCGATCTCGGCGCCGACACCGTTAGCGGCCAGCAAGCCAGGGTTGATCGCGGCGACGACCGGCTCGAGCAGCTCGTCGAGGTCGGTGATCTCGGCGGACAGCTGCTGATGGCGGCGGGCCAGACTGCGCAGGGCGAGCTTGACGGCGGTGAGCGGGGTCGCGGCGTCAGCCCGCTCGGGGCGCAGGTTCGCGCAGGTGACGACCAGCTGTTTGACGCTCAGGCCGCGTAGCCGGGCACGCAGCTCGTCGGGAGCGGTGACGATCAGGGTCTTCATCTGGCGCTGGGTGTCGGCGCGCTGTTCGACCGCGCTGCGCCGGGCCACGCGCAGGTTACGTAACGCTTCGACGCGCCCGTCGCGCTGTTTGGGGGTGCCGGTGCGTTCACCAGCCAGCGCGGCCCGGGCGGCTTGGATCGCGTCGATCGGGTCGGATTTTCCCTGGAAGCGGCGGGTCTTACGGTCTGGCCGGTCGACCTCGATCACGTCGGCGTGCTCGTCGCGGAGCAGGCGAGCCAGGCCCGCGCCGTAGGCGCCGGTGCCCTCGACCCCGACCCGGCTCAGCCGGCCGTGCCCGCGTATCCAGGCCAGCAGATCGGCGTAGCCGGCCGCGGTGGCGGGGAACTCATGCGTGCCGAGAACCCGGCCGACCTGGTCGATCACGGCGGCGGTGTGGGTGTCCTGGTGAGTGTCGACGCCACCGAAGACCTCGATCACAGTGTCATCAGGTGTAATGGAAGGCATCGTCGTCCTGTCGTTCGTGACTGGGTGCAGGGCGGCACGCACCAGCCGGGCAACGCGGACAAGACAGAGATGGGGCCTCTAGCCAGGCTCCTATGAAGTCACAACGCCACGCCTGATGAGTGCATGAGCACCTCCCGGCCAGGGTCGACAAATCCCGTTAAGGACCCGAAGTCAGTCAGGCGGAGGGTCAGACCCCGGCGGGAGGTGCTCACCAACATCATCTCTGTCAGGCGGCGAGGGGCTCGCGGGACTGCTCGGCGTCGAGCAAGTAGAGCAGGGTGTCGCGGTGCATGGCGGCGATCGGCTCGAGCAGGTCCGGGTGGCGGAGCAGGGTGGCGGCCTCGCGGTCGCGGGCGTCCGGCTGCAGCAGGCGGCGGAACTCGCTGGGCAGACCACTGGTGCGGCGGGTGTGCGGGCGCGGGCGGGGCTCCGGGATCGGCACGGCGGCGATCACCGCGTCGACGCCGCGGCGGGCCAGCATCGGGTCGGCGAGCAGGCAGGCGGCCCAGCTGACGACGACCTCGTCGACCCAGGTGCGCCAGCCTTCGCCCTCGGCGAACTCGTCCTCCGGCTCGCTGCCGGCCTTCCAGTCCAGG contains:
- a CDS encoding RNA polymerase sigma factor SigF, with the translated sequence MATIEVQATEVHSDRAHAAPEATATELLDAMAGAPAGRDRSRLRDRAIEAWLPLARHLAHRYSGRGEPTDDLVQTATVGLIKAVDKFDPERGVDFAGYAIPTIIGEIKRHFRDRTWSVRVPRRLQELRLAITEANSTLTHSLGRSPTVPDIAAHLGISEEDVLEGLEGARAYNATSLSTPISADGTTELGDTLGGEDHEYELAETRVALGPALATLDEREQRILTLRFYGNLTQSQIADQIGISQMHVSRLLTKALGKLRTQLANDL
- the ppgK gene encoding polyphosphate--glucose phosphotransferase; translated protein: MTILGIDIGGSGVKGAPVDTARGELLDERFRVPTPQPADVDSVVDAVAEVAAKFDGFDSVGVTFPGVVVDGVTRTAANVHKSWIDAPAARLFSERLGKPVTVLNDADAAGAAEVAFGAGHDQSGLIMMVTLGTGIGTALFLDGVLLPNTELGHLEIDGKDAELIASDRVREAKDLSWEEFASRVSKYLRHVEMLLSPRLFIIGGGVSKKSDKYFPLLEVNTPVVAATLLNNAGIIGAAVSAQQATTGHGQHPGSIPVDATAPGSPVAAAAHTVNSGEAR
- a CDS encoding PPOX class F420-dependent oxidoreductase, with amino-acid sequence MARTIATTTKVSRAELVEFLRPRHHAILMTVRKDGRPQSSPNTCGVDTEGRIVISSYPERAKVANIRRNPQVTLCVLSDEWNGPWVQVDGTAEVIDLPDAVEPLAEYFRCISGEHPNWDEYRQAMRDQGKCLIRVTIESWGPLATGGFPPRLADS
- a CDS encoding IS110 family transposase — protein: MPSITPDDTVIEVFGGVDTHQDTHTAAVIDQVGRVLGTHEFPATAAGYADLLAWIRGHGRLSRVGVEGTGAYGAGLARLLRDEHADVIEVDRPDRKTRRFQGKSDPIDAIQAARAALAGERTGTPKQRDGRVEALRNLRVARRSAVEQRADTQRQMKTLIVTAPDELRARLRGLSVKQLVVTCANLRPERADAATPLTAVKLALRSLARRHQQLSAEITDLDELLEPVVAAINPGLLAANGVGAEIAGQLLVSAGENHDRLASEAAFAMLCGVAPIPASSGKTTRHRLNRGGDRQANAALYRVVLCRLRWDPRTRDYMQRRTKEGMSKKEIIRCLKRYVARELYQLIRMNDLELAA